From the genome of Solidesulfovibrio carbinolicus, one region includes:
- a CDS encoding AmiS/UreI family transporter: MTLAILIAISLMWLPVALLFLGYGEAKGTGAICAFVGICVVLGAFINAIQNDAFTAGLLFAHGLLYCVVAYALLAGLDNLRSVGNVSLTVAIISFIYMLLYYHVKGSGYFTLACAGYTVLTLEVWLNAYNKLSAKVLAWSLILWVPVGLYIPAFLLLSGKPLPF; this comes from the coding sequence ATGACGCTGGCTATCTTGATCGCCATTTCCTTGATGTGGCTGCCCGTGGCTTTGTTGTTTCTCGGCTACGGCGAAGCCAAGGGCACGGGGGCCATCTGCGCCTTTGTCGGCATTTGCGTGGTGCTTGGGGCATTTATCAACGCCATCCAAAACGACGCTTTCACGGCCGGGCTGCTTTTTGCCCATGGCCTGCTCTACTGCGTGGTGGCCTATGCGCTGCTGGCCGGCCTGGACAACCTGCGCTCCGTGGGCAACGTGAGCCTCACCGTCGCCATCATCTCCTTTATCTACATGCTACTGTACTACCACGTGAAAGGCAGCGGCTATTTCACCCTGGCCTGCGCCGGCTACACCGTGCTCACCCTCGAAGTGTGGCTGAACGCCTACAACAAGCTCTCGGCCAAGGTTCTTGCCTGGTCGCTCATCCTCTGGGTTCCGGTGGGGCTGTACATCCCCGCCTTCCTGTTGCTCTCGGGCAAGCCGCTGCCTTTCTAG
- the glmS gene encoding glutamine--fructose-6-phosphate transaminase (isomerizing) yields the protein MCGIIGYCGHRPAVPVIIEGLKRLEYRGYDSAGVAFLQGRDLVSVKAEGKLGNLETKLAAQNVYLATSGVGHTRWATHGLPTEKNAHPHLDASRAIALVHNGIIENYQEIKKELAESGIRCVSETDTEVLAQLLGLYFKEKGSLAGALSAALARVEGSYAVVVVSRDNPGMLYAARKHSPLVLGVGVGENFLASDIPAFLPYTREVVFLDDGEMVRIDAGSWQVMDAATLAPKEKDVRHISWDVAAAQKGGYKHFMLKEIFEQPRVVADCLTGRIDRETGSAWLPELEPLPAPERLFIVACGTSYHAGLWGMYLMEQWAGIPTRVEIASELRYRDPILGPGDTVVAISQSGETADTLAGIQLAKARGAKVIGLCNVVGSSVAREADVVLYTQAGPEISVASTKAMCSQLTLLTLMALVWGRKRGVLPAEVAAKCLPALEALPAELDAALPGMRDRAKALCRVYSEARSFLYLGRGLYYPMALEGALKLKEISYIHAEGYAAGEMKHGPIALIDPKFPSFALAPVDALYPKVKSNLQEVQARGGKIVALTHPGADLEVDHPWEVPAGWGPLATFFMLPALQLFAYEMADYLGKDVDQPRNLAKSVTVE from the coding sequence ATGTGCGGCATCATCGGATATTGTGGACACCGGCCGGCCGTCCCGGTCATCATCGAAGGTCTCAAACGCCTGGAATACCGGGGCTACGACTCCGCCGGGGTGGCGTTTTTGCAGGGCAGGGACCTCGTGTCCGTCAAGGCCGAGGGCAAGCTCGGCAATCTGGAAACCAAGCTCGCCGCCCAAAACGTCTACCTGGCCACCTCGGGCGTGGGCCACACCCGCTGGGCCACCCACGGGCTGCCCACCGAGAAAAACGCCCATCCCCACCTCGACGCCTCCCGGGCCATCGCCCTGGTCCACAACGGCATCATCGAGAACTATCAAGAGATCAAAAAAGAGCTGGCCGAGTCCGGCATCCGCTGCGTGTCCGAGACCGACACCGAGGTGCTGGCCCAGCTTTTGGGCCTGTATTTCAAGGAAAAAGGCTCCCTGGCCGGGGCGCTCTCCGCCGCTCTGGCCCGGGTTGAAGGCTCCTACGCCGTGGTCGTGGTCAGCCGGGACAATCCGGGGATGCTTTACGCCGCGCGCAAGCATTCGCCCCTGGTCCTGGGCGTGGGCGTGGGCGAGAACTTCCTGGCCTCGGACATTCCGGCCTTTCTGCCCTACACCCGCGAGGTGGTTTTTCTCGACGACGGCGAGATGGTGCGCATCGACGCCGGCTCCTGGCAGGTCATGGACGCGGCCACCCTGGCTCCCAAGGAAAAGGACGTGCGCCACATCTCCTGGGACGTGGCCGCGGCCCAAAAGGGCGGCTACAAGCATTTCATGCTCAAGGAGATTTTCGAGCAGCCGCGCGTTGTCGCCGATTGCCTGACCGGACGGATCGACCGGGAAACGGGATCGGCTTGGCTGCCGGAGCTCGAACCCCTGCCGGCCCCGGAGCGGCTTTTCATCGTGGCCTGCGGCACCTCCTACCACGCCGGCCTGTGGGGCATGTACCTCATGGAGCAGTGGGCCGGCATCCCGACCCGGGTGGAGATCGCCTCGGAGCTGCGCTACCGCGACCCCATCCTGGGACCTGGCGACACCGTGGTCGCCATCAGCCAGTCCGGCGAGACCGCCGACACCCTGGCCGGCATCCAGCTGGCCAAGGCGCGCGGGGCCAAGGTCATCGGGCTGTGCAACGTGGTGGGTTCCAGCGTCGCCCGCGAGGCCGACGTGGTGCTCTACACCCAGGCCGGACCGGAAATTTCCGTGGCCTCCACCAAGGCCATGTGTTCCCAGTTGACGCTGCTCACGCTCATGGCCCTGGTCTGGGGCCGCAAGCGCGGCGTGCTGCCGGCCGAGGTGGCGGCCAAATGCCTGCCGGCCCTGGAAGCCTTGCCGGCCGAGCTCGACGCCGCCCTGCCCGGTATGCGCGACCGGGCCAAGGCCTTGTGCCGGGTCTATAGCGAAGCGCGCAGCTTCCTTTATCTCGGCCGGGGGCTGTACTACCCCATGGCCCTGGAAGGGGCGCTCAAGCTTAAGGAAATCTCCTACATCCACGCCGAGGGCTATGCCGCTGGCGAGATGAAGCACGGCCCCATCGCCCTTATCGATCCCAAGTTCCCGTCCTTTGCCCTGGCCCCGGTGGACGCGCTCTATCCCAAGGTCAAGTCCAACCTCCAGGAAGTCCAGGCCCGGGGCGGCAAGATCGTGGCGCTCACCCATCCGGGCGCCGACCTCGAAGTGGACCATCCCTGGGAAGTCCCGGCCGGCTGGGGCCCCTTGGCCACCTTCTTCATGCTGCCGGCGCTCCAGCTTTTTGCCTACGAAATGGCCGATTACCTCGGCAAGGACGTGGACCAGCCCAGAAACCTCGCCAAGAGCGTCACCGTGGAATAG
- a CDS encoding N-acetylmuramoyl-L-alanine amidase, whose amino-acid sequence MAGTSVSIRAWTVLGVVLALVLGLSLAPGQAGEALAAKTRAKAAGQVPESAYDKAVGRFDALRKDPASAGRRDLWKELDADFAALAKAGGNTGQGAKALYYQAWTNAELAKRSVLDADFEAAASLYGRLAQSFPTHAWADDALLRRAVILAENLKRPLEAKADLETLVRKYPKGDMAAQARKFLAAFGDAPAAKPAEPAKSAEAPTAKPAAVPTPAKPAAELATPAKPAFLNKAEVEETPGGSRITLTLTRETAYRYQILDQKRSDGGAVKRLYIDLDNARTGPRLASEKRYKKGPVSRVRAGYFTPETVRVVLELESLSGYEIRSETGPFRVVLDVAGDKGRAAPEPTRAETPAKAAPPPAKETPVQTAAREGKAPATPPPLPSAPAANLRPPEQARKNAGSLIEQFGLTLRTVMIDPGHGGKDPGAQGLSGLTEKDVNLRFAKFLGEALQKKGLSVIYTRTTDVFIPLETRTELANSKGADLFVSVHCNSHTDKSSAGMETYSLNLATTQEAVRVAARENAASQKKISDLQAILTDLMLSAKTAESRDLAKFVQKRSIAAVRGDYPTRDRGPHEAPFFVLIGANMPAVLVELGYVTNPADAQRLGSDAYLRALAQGMTEGILAYKKRLERYANL is encoded by the coding sequence GTGGCGGGCACGAGCGTTTCGATCCGGGCCTGGACGGTCCTTGGCGTCGTCCTGGCGCTTGTCCTGGGGCTGTCCCTGGCTCCGGGACAGGCCGGGGAGGCCCTGGCGGCCAAGACCCGGGCCAAGGCCGCCGGCCAGGTCCCGGAGAGTGCCTACGACAAGGCCGTGGGGCGTTTCGATGCTCTGCGCAAGGACCCGGCCTCGGCCGGCCGGCGCGACCTGTGGAAGGAACTCGACGCTGATTTCGCTGCCCTGGCCAAGGCCGGCGGCAACACGGGTCAAGGGGCCAAGGCATTGTATTATCAGGCCTGGACCAATGCCGAGCTGGCCAAGCGGTCGGTCCTGGACGCCGATTTCGAAGCCGCCGCCAGCCTCTACGGCCGGCTCGCCCAGTCCTTCCCCACCCATGCCTGGGCCGATGACGCGCTGTTGCGCCGGGCCGTGATCCTGGCCGAGAACCTCAAGCGTCCCCTGGAGGCCAAGGCCGACCTGGAGACCCTGGTCCGCAAATATCCCAAGGGCGACATGGCCGCTCAGGCCCGGAAATTTCTGGCCGCCTTCGGCGACGCGCCGGCCGCCAAACCGGCCGAGCCGGCCAAGTCCGCCGAGGCTCCGACCGCCAAACCCGCCGCTGTGCCGACCCCGGCCAAGCCGGCCGCCGAGCTGGCCACGCCGGCCAAGCCCGCCTTTCTCAACAAAGCCGAGGTCGAGGAGACGCCGGGCGGCAGCCGGATCACCCTGACGCTGACTCGGGAGACCGCCTACCGCTACCAGATCCTCGATCAGAAGCGTTCCGACGGCGGGGCCGTCAAACGCCTCTACATCGACCTCGACAACGCCCGCACCGGCCCCAGGCTGGCTTCGGAGAAGCGTTACAAGAAAGGTCCGGTGTCCCGGGTGCGGGCCGGCTATTTCACGCCGGAAACCGTGCGCGTGGTGTTGGAGCTGGAGAGCCTTTCCGGCTACGAAATTCGCTCCGAAACCGGCCCCTTCCGGGTGGTCCTGGACGTGGCCGGCGACAAGGGCCGCGCCGCGCCCGAGCCGACCCGGGCCGAGACCCCGGCCAAGGCCGCGCCGCCGCCGGCCAAGGAAACGCCGGTCCAGACCGCCGCCCGGGAGGGCAAGGCTCCGGCAACGCCGCCGCCTCTGCCCTCGGCCCCGGCCGCCAACCTGCGGCCGCCCGAACAGGCCCGCAAAAACGCCGGCAGCCTCATCGAACAGTTCGGCCTGACCCTGCGCACGGTCATGATCGACCCCGGCCACGGCGGCAAGGACCCCGGGGCCCAGGGGCTGTCCGGGCTGACCGAAAAGGACGTGAACCTGCGGTTCGCCAAGTTTCTGGGCGAGGCGCTCCAGAAAAAGGGCTTGAGCGTCATCTATACGCGCACCACTGATGTCTTCATCCCCCTGGAAACACGCACCGAGCTGGCCAATTCCAAGGGGGCCGACCTCTTTGTCTCCGTCCACTGCAACTCCCACACCGACAAATCCTCGGCCGGCATGGAAACCTATTCCTTAAACCTCGCCACCACCCAGGAAGCCGTCCGTGTGGCCGCCCGGGAAAACGCCGCTTCCCAGAAGAAAATCAGCGACCTGCAAGCCATCCTCACCGACCTCATGCTCTCGGCCAAGACCGCCGAGTCCCGCGACCTGGCGAAATTCGTGCAAAAACGCTCCATCGCCGCCGTGCGCGGCGACTATCCCACCCGCGACCGGGGCCCCCACGAAGCGCCGTTTTTCGTGCTCATCGGGGCCAACATGCCGGCCGTGCTGGTGGAGCTGGGCTACGTCACCAATCCCGCCGACGCCCAGCGCCTGGGTTCCGACGCCTATCTGCGCGCCCTGGCCCAGGGCATGACCGAGGGCATCCTGGCCTATAAAAAACGCCTGGAACGCTACGCCAACCTCTAA
- the pyrF gene encoding orotidine-5'-phosphate decarboxylase, producing the protein MTAPSADRRLIVALDVPTAAQALELADRLSPQVNFFKVGLQLFLDAGFAVCDALVKRGHEVMLDLKFHDIPQTVALATAQLANHDIALATVHGYPQVVAAAAKAKGKTKILAVTVLTSLGPEELEQSGFAGTLADLVRLRAETSLAAGADGIVCSPLETAFLRKALGGKPIIATPGIRPLDSVADDQTRTATPKAAIVAGATHIIIGRPITKAPDPAAAAREILAEIG; encoded by the coding sequence ATGACCGCACCATCCGCCGACCGTCGCCTCATCGTCGCTCTGGACGTCCCCACCGCAGCCCAGGCTCTGGAGCTGGCCGACCGCCTGTCGCCCCAGGTCAATTTCTTCAAGGTCGGGCTGCAGCTTTTCCTCGACGCCGGCTTTGCCGTGTGCGACGCGCTGGTCAAGCGCGGCCATGAGGTCATGCTCGACCTCAAATTTCACGACATCCCCCAGACCGTGGCCCTGGCCACGGCCCAGCTGGCCAACCACGACATCGCCCTGGCCACGGTGCACGGCTATCCGCAGGTGGTGGCCGCCGCCGCCAAGGCCAAGGGAAAGACGAAGATCCTGGCCGTCACGGTGCTGACGAGCCTGGGGCCGGAAGAGTTGGAGCAGTCGGGCTTTGCCGGCACGCTTGCCGATCTGGTGCGGCTGCGGGCCGAGACGTCCTTGGCCGCCGGAGCCGACGGCATCGTCTGCTCGCCCCTGGAGACGGCGTTTTTGCGCAAGGCGCTCGGGGGCAAGCCCATCATCGCCACGCCGGGCATCCGGCCGCTGGACAGCGTGGCCGACGACCAGACCCGCACGGCCACGCCCAAAGCCGCCATCGTCGCCGGCGCGACCCACATCATCATCGGCCGCCCCATCACCAAAGCCCCCGACCCGGCGGCGGCGGCGCGGGAGATTTTGGCGGAGATTGGCTAG
- a CDS encoding type II toxin-antitoxin system HicA family toxin, which produces MRQNPRDWRIDDLKAVADRLGIDWDHSGTSHCVFRHPGASHLSVPAHRPILPIYIRRFLALVDAVTKGAS; this is translated from the coding sequence ATGCGCCAGAATCCACGTGATTGGCGTATTGATGACCTCAAGGCCGTGGCTGATCGGTTGGGCATTGATTGGGATCACAGCGGCACGAGCCACTGTGTCTTTCGCCACCCTGGGGCCAGCCATCTGAGCGTGCCGGCCCATCGCCCCATCCTGCCCATTTACATCCGCCGCTTCCTGGCCCTTGTCGATGCCGTGACCAAAGGAGCCAGCTGA
- a CDS encoding type II toxin-antitoxin system HicB family antitoxin has protein sequence METPRYPFEITLLDEDDGPGYLIIFPDLPGCMSDGATVEEAIANGADAEKAWIDAARKWGDAVPEPGQGPNKTGEFRTRVPKSLHARLARQAAVEGVSMNTLAVALLAEGLGRRQAGGQ, from the coding sequence ATGGAAACTCCTCGTTATCCTTTTGAAATAACATTGCTTGATGAAGACGACGGCCCGGGCTACCTCATCATTTTTCCTGATCTGCCCGGCTGCATGTCCGATGGCGCGACTGTCGAAGAAGCCATTGCCAACGGCGCGGACGCTGAAAAGGCCTGGATCGATGCTGCCCGAAAATGGGGCGACGCCGTGCCCGAACCGGGGCAGGGGCCGAACAAGACCGGCGAGTTTCGCACCCGCGTGCCCAAGAGCCTTCATGCCCGGTTGGCCCGGCAGGCCGCCGTGGAGGGAGTCAGCATGAACACCCTGGCCGTGGCGCTGCTGGCCGAAGGCCTCGGCCGCCGGCAGGCCGGGGGGCAATAG
- a CDS encoding CatA-like O-acetyltransferase: protein MKLIDLNTWPRREHFAFFQSRRNPCLAVTAPISVEKLLRFRQQCGEGKPRLSDCVYYAIMRSANAVPELRQRLVDLRPVEFARVDAAFTYQPKGRDLHANCVAAYDASFARFRQTMEASRQAADAAPTLTPAGGESQGLVYMTNLPGVAFTAVSNPWDDPWRDSVPRVAFGKIDPDRMTMPVALEALHSFVDGRHVGEFFGGIEAVLAEPERVFGGEASGGQRG, encoded by the coding sequence ATGAAACTGATCGATCTGAACACCTGGCCCCGCCGCGAGCATTTCGCCTTTTTCCAGTCCCGGCGAAATCCTTGCTTGGCGGTCACCGCGCCGATCTCCGTCGAGAAGTTGCTGCGCTTTCGCCAGCAATGCGGCGAAGGCAAGCCGCGCCTGTCGGACTGCGTCTATTACGCCATCATGCGCAGCGCCAACGCCGTGCCGGAGCTGCGCCAGCGGTTGGTGGACTTGCGCCCCGTGGAATTCGCCCGCGTGGACGCCGCCTTCACCTACCAACCCAAGGGCCGCGACCTGCACGCCAACTGCGTCGCCGCCTACGACGCATCCTTCGCGCGCTTCCGCCAGACCATGGAGGCGTCCCGCCAGGCGGCCGACGCCGCCCCGACCCTGACGCCCGCCGGCGGCGAAAGCCAGGGGCTCGTCTATATGACCAATCTGCCAGGCGTAGCCTTCACGGCCGTCTCCAATCCCTGGGACGATCCCTGGCGCGACTCCGTGCCGCGCGTGGCCTTCGGCAAGATCGACCCGGACCGGATGACCATGCCCGTGGCCCTGGAAGCCCTGCACAGCTTCGTGGACGGCCGCCATGTGGGGGAGTTTTTCGGGGGGATTGAGGCGGTGCTGGCCGAGCCTGAGAGGGTGTTTGGAGGAGAAGCCTCCGGCGGCCAAAGGGGGTGA
- the alaS gene encoding alanine--tRNA ligase, translating to MMTATEIRAKFLEYFASKGHQVVASSPLVPREDPTLLFTNAGMVQFKKVFLGQDKPGYSRATTSQKCLRVGGKHNDLENVGRTARHHTFFEMLGNFSFGDYFKEDAITFAWEFLTEVIGLDKSRLYATVYLDDDEAHGLWKKIAGLSDERIFRLGEKDNFWSMGDTGPCGPCSEIMYDRGEEVGCGPNCGIGTCDCDRYLEIWNLVFMQFDQIEPGNRVALPRPSIDTGMGLERIAAVVQGVHSNFDIDLFQTIISSAARIAGVTYGDNDEHDTALRVIGDHSRSVAFLLADGVMPSNEGRGYVLRRLIRRALRFGKLIGLSDPFLYKTAGVVVDVMGPAYPELVASREFMERVVREEEERFGVTLDKGLAILAEELDRMAAAGETVITGEFAFKLYDTYGFPLDIVNDVAGKRGMAADEDGYRVCMAEQKARAKKAWKGSGETDPAVLFLELLESGMKSRFTGYTELTAKSRVNALISAEGQAVERLIAGETGYMVSAVTPFYGESGGQAGDLGTVTTLTGDVAVLGTLKAGPELTAHHIQVQKGEILLDQEAELAVDAATRAATARNHTCTHLLHKALKNVLGGHVNQAGSLVTPDRLRFDFSHVSAMTAEELAKVEDEVNAAILLDAPVVVEELGIEAARAKGATALFGEKYGDVVRVVEVPGVSMELCGGTHIGATGQAGSFYILSESGVAAGTRRIEAVTGVNALRHVREMRGELDDALKTVKAKPGELGARVKKLLDEIKALGKDKEQLAAKLASGQGRDLMAGLEEIGGVKVLCARVDAPSVKAMREAMDDLRSKLPSGVVAIASEQEGGKVSLIVAVSKDLHDRFTAPTLIKDAAAAVGGSGGGRPDMAQAGGTNPAGIDEALAKVKAAIAG from the coding sequence ATGATGACGGCAACCGAGATTCGCGCCAAGTTTCTGGAATATTTCGCGTCCAAGGGCCATCAGGTCGTGGCGTCCTCGCCGCTGGTGCCGCGCGAAGACCCCACGCTGCTTTTCACCAACGCCGGCATGGTGCAGTTCAAGAAGGTGTTCCTGGGCCAGGACAAGCCGGGCTACTCCCGCGCCACCACCTCCCAGAAGTGCCTGCGCGTGGGCGGCAAGCACAACGACCTGGAAAACGTCGGCCGCACCGCCCGCCACCACACCTTTTTCGAGATGCTCGGCAACTTCTCCTTTGGCGACTATTTCAAGGAAGACGCCATCACGTTCGCCTGGGAATTTCTCACCGAAGTGATTGGCCTCGACAAATCGCGCCTCTACGCCACGGTCTACCTCGACGACGACGAGGCCCACGGGCTGTGGAAAAAGATCGCCGGCCTGTCCGACGAGCGCATCTTCCGCCTGGGCGAGAAGGACAACTTCTGGTCCATGGGCGACACCGGCCCCTGCGGCCCCTGCTCGGAAATCATGTACGACCGGGGCGAGGAAGTGGGCTGCGGTCCGAACTGCGGCATCGGGACCTGCGACTGCGACCGCTACCTCGAAATCTGGAACCTCGTGTTCATGCAGTTCGACCAGATCGAGCCCGGCAACCGCGTGGCCCTGCCCCGGCCGAGCATCGACACCGGCATGGGCCTGGAACGCATCGCGGCCGTCGTCCAGGGCGTGCACTCCAATTTCGACATCGACCTGTTCCAGACCATCATCAGCTCGGCCGCCCGGATCGCCGGGGTGACCTACGGCGACAACGACGAGCACGACACCGCCCTGCGCGTCATCGGCGACCACAGCCGCTCGGTGGCTTTCCTGCTGGCCGACGGCGTCATGCCCTCCAACGAGGGCCGGGGCTACGTGCTGCGCCGCCTGATCCGCCGGGCCTTGCGGTTCGGGAAGCTCATCGGCCTGTCCGATCCCTTCCTCTACAAGACCGCCGGCGTGGTGGTGGACGTCATGGGACCGGCCTACCCCGAACTGGTCGCCAGCCGCGAATTCATGGAACGCGTGGTGCGCGAGGAAGAAGAACGCTTCGGCGTCACCCTCGACAAGGGCCTGGCCATCCTGGCCGAGGAACTCGACCGCATGGCTGCGGCCGGCGAAACCGTCATCACCGGCGAATTCGCCTTCAAGCTCTACGACACCTACGGATTCCCGCTGGACATCGTCAACGACGTGGCCGGCAAGCGCGGCATGGCCGCCGACGAGGACGGGTATCGGGTCTGCATGGCCGAACAGAAGGCCCGGGCCAAGAAAGCCTGGAAGGGTTCGGGCGAGACCGACCCGGCCGTGCTGTTCCTGGAGCTGCTCGAATCCGGCATGAAGTCCCGTTTCACGGGCTACACCGAACTGACCGCCAAAAGCCGCGTCAACGCGCTCATTTCGGCCGAAGGCCAAGCTGTTGAGCGCCTCATTGCCGGCGAGACCGGCTACATGGTCTCGGCCGTGACCCCCTTCTACGGCGAATCCGGCGGCCAGGCCGGCGACCTGGGCACGGTGACGACGCTGACCGGCGACGTGGCCGTGCTGGGCACGCTCAAAGCCGGCCCGGAGCTGACCGCCCACCACATCCAAGTCCAAAAAGGCGAGATCCTGCTCGATCAGGAAGCCGAGCTGGCCGTGGACGCCGCCACCCGCGCCGCCACCGCCCGCAACCATACCTGCACCCACCTGCTCCACAAGGCGCTGAAAAACGTCCTTGGCGGCCACGTCAACCAGGCCGGTTCGCTGGTCACCCCGGACCGCCTGCGCTTCGACTTCTCCCACGTCTCGGCCATGACCGCCGAGGAACTGGCCAAGGTCGAGGACGAGGTCAACGCCGCCATCCTGCTGGACGCACCGGTTGTTGTCGAGGAACTCGGCATCGAAGCCGCCCGGGCCAAGGGGGCCACCGCCCTTTTCGGCGAGAAATACGGCGACGTGGTGCGCGTGGTCGAAGTGCCGGGCGTGTCCATGGAACTGTGCGGCGGCACCCACATCGGCGCCACCGGCCAGGCCGGCAGCTTCTACATTCTCTCGGAGTCCGGCGTCGCGGCCGGCACCCGCCGCATTGAGGCGGTCACGGGCGTAAACGCCCTGCGCCATGTGCGCGAGATGCGCGGCGAACTCGATGACGCGCTCAAAACCGTCAAGGCCAAGCCGGGCGAACTCGGCGCGCGCGTCAAAAAGCTGCTGGATGAGATCAAGGCCCTGGGCAAGGACAAGGAACAGCTGGCCGCCAAACTGGCCTCGGGCCAGGGCCGCGACCTCATGGCCGGCCTTGAGGAGATCGGCGGCGTCAAAGTCCTGTGCGCCCGGGTGGACGCCCCCAGCGTCAAGGCCATGCGCGAGGCCATGGACGATCTGCGCAGCAAACTGCCCTCCGGCGTCGTGGCCATCGCCTCGGAGCAGGAAGGCGGCAAGGTGAGCCTGATCGTGGCCGTCAGCAAGGACCTGCACGACCGCTTCACCGCCCCGACGCTCATCAAGGACGCCGCGGCGGCGGTCGGCGGCTCCGGCGGCGGCCGTCCCGACATGGCCCAGGCCGGCGGCACGAACCCGGCCGGCATCGACGAAGCCTTGGCCAAGGTCAAGGCGGCGATCGCGGGGTAG
- the recA gene encoding recombinase RecA, with protein sequence MAKKPALSPQEFRSEALATALTTIERKHGQGAVMRLEDSAHVKIPAIPTGSIGLDLALGIGGIPKGRITEIYGPESSGKTTLALHIIAESQKLGGTAAFIDAEHALDVNYARRLGVNTPELLISQPDFGEQALDIADLLVRSSAVDVVVIDSVAALIPQAELEGEMGETQVGGQARLMSHAMRKLTGTIHKSQTSVIFINQIRMKIGMTGYGSPETTTGGNALKFYASVRLDIRRIQTLKDKEETYGSRCRVKVVKNKVAPPFREALFDILYGTGVSREGELIDMGVEAGIVDKSGAWFAFGSERLGQGRDNVRAFLQEHTDIRDQIEGKLREHLGFAEYVPPPSPEVMEEEDGM encoded by the coding sequence ATGGCTAAAAAGCCCGCCTTGAGCCCCCAAGAGTTCCGCAGCGAAGCCCTCGCCACCGCGCTCACCACCATCGAGCGCAAACACGGCCAGGGCGCCGTCATGCGCCTGGAAGATTCCGCCCATGTGAAAATCCCGGCCATCCCCACCGGCTCCATCGGCCTCGATCTGGCCCTGGGCATCGGCGGCATCCCCAAGGGCCGCATCACCGAAATTTACGGCCCGGAATCCTCGGGCAAGACCACGCTGGCCCTGCATATCATCGCCGAATCCCAAAAACTCGGCGGCACCGCCGCCTTCATCGACGCCGAACACGCCCTCGACGTCAACTACGCCCGCCGCCTGGGCGTCAACACCCCGGAACTGCTCATCTCCCAGCCCGACTTCGGCGAACAGGCCCTGGACATCGCCGATCTCCTCGTGCGCTCCAGCGCCGTGGACGTGGTCGTCATCGACTCCGTGGCCGCGCTGATCCCCCAGGCCGAACTCGAAGGCGAAATGGGCGAAACGCAGGTCGGCGGACAGGCCCGGCTCATGTCCCATGCCATGCGCAAACTCACCGGCACCATCCACAAGTCGCAGACCTCGGTCATCTTCATCAACCAGATCCGCATGAAGATCGGCATGACCGGCTACGGCAGCCCGGAAACCACCACCGGCGGCAACGCGCTCAAATTCTACGCCAGCGTGCGCCTGGACATCCGCCGTATCCAGACGCTCAAGGACAAGGAAGAAACCTACGGCAGCCGCTGCCGGGTCAAGGTCGTCAAGAACAAGGTCGCGCCGCCCTTCCGCGAGGCGCTGTTCGATATCCTCTACGGCACCGGCGTGTCCCGCGAAGGCGAGCTCATCGACATGGGCGTCGAAGCCGGCATCGTGGACAAGTCCGGGGCCTGGTTCGCGTTTGGCTCCGAACGCCTGGGCCAGGGCCGCGACAACGTGCGGGCCTTCCTGCAGGAACACACCGACATCCGCGACCAGATCGAAGGCAAACTGCGCGAACACCTCGGCTTCGCCGAATACGTGCCGCCGCCTTCGCCCGAAGTGATGGAAGAAGAAGACGGGATGTAG